In Nocardia sp. NBC_00403, one DNA window encodes the following:
- a CDS encoding AbrB/MazE/SpoVT family DNA-binding domain-containing protein, which produces MSHDTLAPVLPSFSALTATDGLAAIPGAPGLPLGNVELPPKSSAVHSIRPVDTNGRVIDKAVLTALDWRPGDLLSWRINGGLIVITRPGYGRRGVTKHGHLSLPAAVRRGAYIGIHDRVLLAADPEQSLLVVYPAHVLDEILARRFAEGAEA; this is translated from the coding sequence GTGAGTCATGACACACTCGCGCCGGTCCTTCCGTCGTTCTCTGCGCTCACCGCCACCGATGGCCTTGCTGCGATTCCCGGTGCGCCGGGGTTGCCGCTGGGCAACGTCGAGCTACCGCCGAAGTCCTCGGCGGTACACAGCATCCGTCCGGTCGATACCAACGGGCGCGTGATCGATAAGGCCGTCCTGACCGCGTTGGATTGGCGTCCCGGGGATCTGCTGTCGTGGCGGATCAACGGCGGGTTGATCGTGATCACCCGCCCCGGCTACGGCCGCCGCGGCGTCACCAAGCACGGACACCTGTCCCTGCCCGCGGCCGTACGCCGCGGCGCATACATCGGCATCCACGACCGTGTTCTGTTGGCCGCCGACCCCGAACAGTCTCTGCTGGTGGTGTACCCGGCCCACGTGCTCGATGAGATCCTCGCGCGCCGCTTCGCCGAAGGAGCCGAGGCATGA
- a CDS encoding DUF6461 domain-containing protein has translation MATSDPLAPFQWLIDHNGNDRWPGEIFTVAFFRGLDPSEVVCRFSRGEDHGQESGFDGLIKQASEFSFKTDGGSEGDTVGVLQAGEWSVAIEPFGWMATLPDVLAELSRDCEVLAITRHAYAEDSFAYAIDGTLVTGYKPLECPHIRYGSEPDRLNGFMRELGMTLDMRDDAHDWDDGDDGDDGDDYFAALPRAFALAAKLTQVRFIPEMLDRAMLIGPVAYRWSAGSRSDK, from the coding sequence ATGGCGACTTCCGACCCGTTGGCCCCATTCCAGTGGCTCATCGATCACAACGGCAATGACCGCTGGCCGGGCGAGATCTTCACCGTAGCCTTCTTCCGCGGGCTCGACCCGTCGGAGGTGGTGTGCCGCTTCAGCCGCGGCGAGGACCACGGCCAGGAATCGGGCTTCGATGGGCTTATAAAGCAGGCCAGCGAGTTCTCCTTCAAAACCGACGGAGGATCCGAGGGTGACACCGTGGGTGTTTTGCAGGCCGGTGAGTGGAGCGTGGCCATCGAGCCGTTCGGGTGGATGGCCACGCTCCCCGATGTCCTGGCCGAATTGTCGCGTGATTGTGAGGTACTGGCCATCACTCGGCACGCCTACGCCGAAGACAGCTTCGCGTACGCGATCGACGGCACGCTTGTCACGGGCTACAAACCCTTGGAGTGCCCCCACATTCGATACGGCTCCGAGCCCGACCGGCTCAATGGGTTCATGCGGGAACTCGGCATGACGCTGGACATGCGGGACGACGCGCATGACTGGGACGACGGGGATGACGGGGATGACGGCGACGACTACTTTGCTGCCTTGCCGAGAGCTTTCGCCTTGGCCGCGAAGCTCACCCAGGTGCGGTTCATACCGGAAATGCTCGATCGTGCGATGCTCATCGGGCCTGTCGCGTACAGGTGGTCGGCCGGTAGTCGCAGCGACAAGTAA
- a CDS encoding IS110 family transposase translates to MTVIIGMDPHKRSATIEIIDPTSTILATGRYGTDNAGYAEMLTTAMKYVDRVWAIEGCNGIGRHLAHRLVHDGETVIDVPAKLSAQIRVFATGNGRKTDPVDAHSVALAALRSPDLRRVQADSELIALGMLADRRDELGRARTDTVNRLHRLLLELLPGGAKKFLTATQARKLVATVKPRDPAGKVRRRLVVELIGELETIDRKIKAADKELRQLVAEHGSTLVDLNGIGPAGAARLLADVGDIHRFRDRNRFASWNGTAPLDASSGQQQRHRLSRAGNRKINRVLHIMAVVQLRRPSAGRTYFDRRRAGGKTSMESMRALKRRLSNVVYARMLADQQRRETASPGGQSGATTDSSATGLTPHTGPSDKPQPGLTTNQNSPELQSAP, encoded by the coding sequence GTGACAGTCATCATCGGAATGGACCCGCACAAACGCTCAGCCACGATCGAGATCATCGACCCCACCAGCACGATACTGGCCACAGGCCGATACGGCACCGACAACGCCGGCTACGCCGAAATGCTCACCACAGCAATGAAATATGTGGATCGGGTGTGGGCGATCGAGGGCTGCAACGGCATCGGCCGACACCTCGCCCACCGCCTGGTCCACGACGGGGAAACCGTGATCGACGTGCCGGCAAAACTCTCGGCACAGATTCGAGTGTTCGCGACCGGCAACGGCCGCAAAACCGACCCCGTCGATGCGCACTCGGTGGCGTTGGCGGCGTTGCGGTCACCGGATCTGCGCCGCGTGCAAGCGGATTCGGAGCTGATCGCGTTGGGCATGCTCGCCGATCGCCGCGACGAGCTCGGCCGTGCTCGCACCGACACCGTCAACCGGCTGCACCGGTTGCTGCTGGAACTGCTGCCTGGTGGGGCAAAGAAGTTCCTGACCGCGACCCAAGCCCGCAAACTGGTTGCGACCGTGAAGCCCCGCGATCCGGCGGGCAAGGTCCGGCGCCGCCTGGTCGTGGAGTTGATCGGCGAGTTGGAAACGATCGATCGCAAGATCAAGGCCGCAGACAAAGAACTGCGCCAGCTCGTCGCCGAGCATGGATCCACTCTGGTCGATCTGAACGGGATCGGTCCGGCCGGCGCGGCTCGGCTGCTCGCCGATGTCGGTGACATCCACCGATTCCGGGACCGGAATCGGTTCGCGTCCTGGAACGGCACTGCACCGTTGGACGCTTCCTCTGGTCAGCAGCAACGACATCGGCTCTCCCGCGCCGGGAACCGGAAGATCAACCGGGTCTTGCACATCATGGCCGTCGTTCAACTACGCCGTCCCAGCGCGGGGCGCACCTACTTCGATCGCCGCAGGGCCGGGGGCAAGACGTCGATGGAATCGATGCGGGCATTGAAACGACGCCTGTCGAATGTCGTCTACGCACGCATGCTCGCCGACCAGCAACGTCGGGAAACGGCAAGCCCGGGAGGGCAATCGGGGGCGACTACTGACTCCAGCGCGACCGGCTTGACCCCGCACACCGGCCCTTCGGACAAGCCACAACCCGGACTCACCACCAACCAGAATAGCCCCGAGCTCCAATCCGCGCCTTGA
- a CDS encoding tyrosine-type recombinase/integrase: MQMMMKSLGLTLADLASGPETVRAVPTFAEHIPKVLASMPQGRTRDHYQTYWDKILAQPGWAQRRLDEPTTADFQVLCEAIRAQRVIRRSDRGGNDVVRHVTDALRRLYRHAEDNRTIDPRDNPVAGLRKPKRTRSNRRALPANLLAQIVHVASTTGNDPELDTLLLRLHTESGCRRGGALSLRPQDLDPVQSLILLREKGGTELWQPVSPTLMRALCRHGEERDALPNEQLLRARDGKPITRRRYSALFERLGRHLPCVQTHGISIHWLRHTTTTWIERHYNHAVASEFARHSQASRGTTGIYTTATLNEVATAIAHLTGEPHPLATTEPSLDHAGSRAAISGSPPSLPPPRAGMSGRNI, from the coding sequence ATGCAGATGATGATGAAAAGTCTCGGGCTCACCCTCGCCGATCTGGCATCAGGGCCCGAAACCGTTCGTGCGGTGCCGACTTTCGCTGAGCACATCCCGAAGGTGCTGGCATCGATGCCGCAGGGGCGCACCCGCGATCACTACCAGACCTATTGGGACAAGATCCTCGCCCAGCCCGGGTGGGCCCAGCGGCGTCTGGACGAGCCGACGACCGCCGATTTTCAGGTGTTGTGTGAGGCGATCCGTGCACAGCGGGTGATCCGGCGCAGCGACCGCGGAGGCAACGATGTGGTGCGCCACGTCACTGACGCGTTGCGACGGCTGTACAGGCACGCCGAGGACAATCGGACGATCGATCCGCGTGACAACCCCGTCGCCGGGCTGAGGAAACCCAAACGCACCCGTTCCAACCGGCGCGCGCTGCCGGCGAATCTGCTCGCGCAGATCGTGCATGTTGCCTCGACCACGGGCAACGACCCCGAGCTCGACACCCTGCTGCTGCGGCTTCACACCGAGTCCGGTTGCCGCCGTGGCGGGGCGCTGAGCTTGCGTCCGCAGGACTTGGACCCGGTACAGTCGCTGATCCTGCTGCGGGAGAAGGGTGGCACCGAACTCTGGCAGCCGGTCTCTCCGACCCTGATGCGCGCGTTGTGCCGCCACGGCGAGGAGCGCGATGCGCTGCCGAACGAACAGCTACTGCGTGCGCGCGACGGCAAGCCCATCACCCGCCGACGCTACAGCGCGCTGTTCGAACGCCTCGGCCGCCACCTGCCGTGCGTGCAGACGCACGGCATCTCCATCCACTGGCTGCGCCACACCACCACCACATGGATCGAACGCCACTACAACCACGCCGTGGCCAGCGAGTTCGCCCGACACAGCCAGGCCAGCCGCGGCACCACCGGCATCTACACCACCGCCACCCTGAACGAAGTCGCCACCGCTATCGCTCACCTCACCGGTGAACCCCACCCCTTGGCCACGACAGAACCCAGCCTCGACCACGCCGGGAGCCGCGCAGCGATTTCCGGATCTCCGCCGAGCCTGCCGCCGCCGCGCGCTGGCATGTCGGGCCGAAACATCTGA
- a CDS encoding helix-turn-helix domain-containing protein, translated as MDFEIRADRDKSQGFRRLVRERAAYLQLVRERLSNEEACRIVGINARTGRRWANGPNACSRFKAAPPSNAVVPPLPSVPGRYLSEGDRIHTGTTSDGESSTARKARSPATNYEGVEDQLSALGLVLNCVVRTVGTPPTWIGQ; from the coding sequence GTGGACTTCGAGATTCGGGCCGACCGTGATAAGTCGCAAGGTTTCAGACGGTTGGTCCGCGAGCGAGCTGCATACTTGCAGCTCGTCCGCGAGAGGCTGAGCAACGAGGAAGCCTGCCGGATCGTCGGGATCAACGCGAGGACCGGCAGGCGATGGGCGAACGGACCCAACGCATGTAGCCGATTCAAGGCGGCACCACCGAGCAATGCGGTGGTGCCGCCTTTGCCGTCAGTGCCAGGTCGCTACTTGTCCGAGGGCGACCGTATCCATACCGGCACGACCTCGGACGGCGAATCTTCCACGGCAAGAAAGGCGAGATCACCCGCAACTAATTACGAAGGGGTGGAAGACCAACTCTCCGCCCTCGGGCTCGTCTTGAACTGTGTCGTACGTACTGTGGGAACACCGCCTACATGGATCGGGCAGTGA
- a CDS encoding YbhB/YbcL family Raf kinase inhibitor-like protein — MTYNPYDALPQVPTFTVTSEDITPGESLRNDQVSEFFGVGGKDISPQLSWSGFPEETKSFAVTVYDPDAPTAAGFWHWAVVNIPATTTSLPAGAGSKGGTLPEGAINLRNDASFPGFVGAAPPAGHGPHRYFVVVHAVDVESLEVPEDATPAFLGFNLFFHTLARATVVATYEVK, encoded by the coding sequence ATGACCTACAACCCCTACGACGCGCTCCCGCAGGTGCCCACCTTCACGGTGACCTCGGAAGACATCACCCCAGGCGAGTCGCTGCGCAACGATCAGGTGAGCGAGTTCTTCGGTGTCGGCGGCAAGGACATCTCGCCGCAGTTGTCGTGGTCCGGATTCCCGGAGGAGACAAAGAGTTTCGCGGTTACGGTGTACGATCCGGACGCACCGACCGCGGCGGGCTTCTGGCACTGGGCCGTCGTGAACATCCCGGCGACGACCACCTCGCTGCCTGCGGGCGCGGGGAGCAAGGGCGGCACACTGCCCGAGGGTGCGATCAACCTGCGTAACGACGCGTCGTTCCCCGGCTTCGTCGGCGCCGCGCCACCCGCGGGCCACGGACCGCATCGGTACTTCGTGGTGGTGCACGCTGTTGATGTGGAGAGCCTGGAGGTCCCCGAAGACGCGACACCGGCGTTCCTCGGATTCAACCTGTTCTTCCACACCCTCGCCCGCGCGACCGTGGTCGCCACCTATGAGGTGAAGTAG
- a CDS encoding IS630 family transposase, which translates to MGTWPVMLPVEVVPVARRPEVFVRAVTPEEGRRLQKITKTSRQPIRTRRAIVVMASAQRQPVPAIARLMQVSEAYVRQVIHEFNERGFEALDPKWSAGRPKKVDRAARERIACIARCCPRDLGWPFSVWSLSKLREVLVTNEIADISRETLRKILKAEGVSWQTTKTWKAGTDPEFTAKMNRVLDLYDHPPADGRVVCVDEFGPLNLQPRTGRGWFPRRSPKRLRATYHRTQGVRHLLGALDLATGKIHYRIRDRKRWQEFLALLKSLRERWPGDKLYVIADNFSPHKRAEVRDWAAANDVELVFLPTYSSWLNWIESEFAALRYFALNGTDHCSHGEQDAAIGAYLRWHNQHAQPKREFAVNSKIRLPDYLPKVA; encoded by the coding sequence GTGGGCACGTGGCCGGTGATGCTGCCGGTGGAGGTGGTGCCGGTGGCCCGGAGGCCGGAAGTGTTTGTGCGAGCGGTGACCCCGGAAGAGGGGCGCCGGTTGCAGAAGATCACGAAGACGAGCAGACAACCGATCAGGACGCGACGTGCGATCGTGGTGATGGCCTCGGCGCAGCGGCAGCCGGTCCCCGCGATCGCGAGGTTGATGCAGGTCAGCGAAGCTTATGTGCGGCAAGTGATCCACGAGTTCAACGAACGGGGGTTCGAGGCTCTGGACCCAAAATGGAGCGCGGGCAGGCCGAAGAAGGTGGATCGGGCGGCGCGTGAACGCATCGCTTGCATCGCTCGGTGCTGTCCGCGGGACCTGGGCTGGCCGTTCTCGGTGTGGAGTCTGTCGAAACTGCGAGAAGTACTGGTCACCAACGAGATCGCCGATATCAGCCGCGAGACTCTGCGCAAGATCCTCAAAGCCGAGGGGGTGTCGTGGCAGACCACCAAGACCTGGAAAGCCGGTACCGATCCGGAGTTCACTGCCAAGATGAACCGCGTCCTCGACCTCTACGATCATCCGCCGGCCGATGGGCGGGTGGTTTGCGTGGACGAGTTCGGGCCGCTCAACCTGCAACCCCGCACTGGTCGTGGCTGGTTTCCGCGACGAAGCCCGAAACGGTTGCGGGCGACCTATCACCGCACCCAGGGTGTGCGGCACCTACTCGGTGCTCTGGATCTGGCTACCGGGAAGATCCACTATCGGATCCGGGATCGTAAGCGGTGGCAGGAGTTTCTGGCGTTGTTGAAGTCGCTGCGGGAGCGCTGGCCCGGGGACAAGCTCTACGTCATCGCCGACAACTTCTCCCCGCACAAGCGAGCCGAGGTCCGGGACTGGGCCGCAGCCAACGACGTGGAACTGGTGTTCCTGCCGACCTATTCGTCGTGGTTGAACTGGATCGAGTCCGAATTCGCGGCGTTGCGCTACTTCGCTCTCAACGGCACCGACCATTGCAGCCACGGCGAACAGGACGCCGCGATCGGCGCCTACCTCCGCTGGCACAACCAACACGCCCAGCCCAAGCGCGAGTTCGCCGTCAACTCCAAGATCCGGCTGCCGGATTACCTACCGAAGGTTGCTTGA
- a CDS encoding IS110 family transposase encodes MSNGSGVSRGDRNRNARLARLRRLVPTTNAIVGIDLADRKQMVVVCDHDSKVLARKTFRCRAWDMGAALDWAAARAAAAGFAGATVACEPTGHRWRVLGQLATDRNMLFVCVQPAMTAWSRRAEDLTTDKTDEKDAVLIARLTAQLRCYAPEPVDETWSRLRHLGARREQLLVEMVAQIQQIRALLECVWPAALEAAQQPFKSRTWMAALRTICGRDGGDFARTRRLGRGRLERLVRGEVTRGGAKRPCFRITGKLFAALDDPAGVLAHRRGALERVHLLLEDWAESKRRLADTEARMTGVLDELRLTDLVTSIVGLSAVGAAAILAETGDPTRFPTARAVVKHAGLAPREKKSGTFTGRARLTGAGRPGLRLVPRQATFGR; translated from the coding sequence ATGAGTAACGGTAGCGGTGTGTCCAGGGGTGATCGCAACCGCAACGCGCGGCTGGCTCGGTTGCGGAGGCTGGTCCCGACCACGAATGCGATCGTCGGGATCGATCTGGCCGATCGTAAGCAGATGGTCGTCGTGTGTGACCACGACTCGAAAGTGCTAGCCCGCAAGACGTTCCGCTGCCGAGCCTGGGACATGGGCGCCGCTTTGGACTGGGCCGCGGCCCGAGCTGCGGCGGCAGGATTTGCCGGGGCGACGGTGGCGTGTGAGCCGACCGGGCATCGGTGGCGGGTGCTGGGACAGCTGGCCACCGATCGGAACATGTTGTTCGTCTGCGTGCAGCCAGCGATGACCGCCTGGTCACGCCGCGCCGAGGACCTCACCACGGACAAAACCGACGAGAAAGACGCGGTGTTGATCGCGCGATTGACGGCGCAACTGCGCTGTTATGCACCCGAGCCTGTCGATGAAACCTGGAGTCGGCTGCGGCATCTGGGTGCCCGCCGCGAACAACTGCTGGTCGAGATGGTCGCACAGATCCAGCAGATCCGAGCCCTTCTCGAATGCGTGTGGCCGGCTGCGCTCGAGGCTGCCCAGCAGCCCTTCAAGTCACGGACCTGGATGGCAGCACTGCGAACGATCTGCGGCCGTGACGGCGGCGATTTCGCCCGCACTCGCCGGTTGGGCCGAGGCCGGCTCGAACGCCTCGTCCGCGGCGAGGTTACCCGTGGCGGCGCGAAGCGGCCGTGCTTTCGGATCACCGGAAAACTTTTTGCGGCACTGGACGATCCGGCCGGGGTGCTCGCCCACCGCCGCGGAGCCCTGGAACGGGTGCACCTGTTGCTCGAAGACTGGGCCGAAAGCAAACGGCGCCTGGCCGATACAGAGGCCCGAATGACCGGCGTGCTCGACGAGCTTCGGCTCACCGATCTGGTCACCTCGATCGTCGGGTTGTCCGCCGTCGGTGCCGCAGCGATCTTGGCCGAAACCGGCGACCCCACACGGTTTCCCACCGCCCGAGCGGTAGTCAAACACGCTGGTCTTGCGCCCCGGGAGAAGAAATCCGGTACCTTCACCGGCCGCGCCCGGCTCACCGGGGCGGGTCGCCCCGGACTGCGGCTAGTGCCGCGTCAAGCAACCTTCGGTAGGTAA
- a CDS encoding winged helix-turn-helix transcriptional regulator, whose protein sequence is MGEKRSGPYFCGIDAAMDVVGGKWKVLILWELENHGVRRFGELRRGLPGVSEKMLIQQLRELEQDGIVDREIYREVPPRVEYRLTELGTALNAALEPLGAWGRARIDRIGAAKVHSSA, encoded by the coding sequence ATGGGCGAAAAGAGATCCGGACCATACTTCTGCGGCATCGACGCGGCGATGGATGTCGTCGGCGGGAAGTGGAAGGTGCTGATCCTCTGGGAGCTGGAGAACCACGGTGTGCGCCGCTTCGGTGAACTGCGCCGCGGCCTGCCGGGGGTGTCGGAGAAGATGCTCATCCAGCAGCTGCGCGAGCTCGAGCAGGACGGCATCGTGGACCGCGAGATCTATCGCGAGGTCCCGCCGCGGGTCGAATACCGCCTGACCGAGCTGGGCACGGCGCTCAACGCCGCACTCGAACCGCTCGGCGCTTGGGGCCGCGCCCGCATAGATCGCATCGGAGCGGCCAAAGTCCACTCGTCCGCGTGA
- a CDS encoding ISL3 family transposase, protein MRVLFPHLDGLEIDGVHAVGRRMRINVSTRDQPAACPGCGTLSYRVHSRYERRLSDTAITGREVLIGLRVRRLFCDNSDCGRRTFAEQVPGLAARHARRTTMLQRLLCAVALALGGRPGARLTRHLAATVSRMTLLRQIRALPDPDRGTPRVLGVDDFALRRGHHYGTILIDIETRRPVDVLGDRTANTLADWLRVHPGVEIVCRDRAGAYADGVAAGAPDAVQVADRWHIWHNLGEAVERTVARYRDCLDTANEGDSDIEPAIMDREDVGIEQPMSAVCERPTSRTDKTAIRTRERHGAVHALLADGVSLRAIGVQLGLARGTVRRFARAATVEELLVNNGTGRRRSLLEEFKPYLHRRWNEGCTNATQLFREIRDLGYCGGAKILLNYLQPFRAAGYIPRTVRKKPSVRRVVGWIMSDPAGLDSDDQQRLDAILSVSPELTALVGHVRAFATMMGQLRGRELERWIAAVEADDLPALHSFVRGLRRDQDAVTAGLTLPWSSGPVEGHVNRIKMIKRQMFGRAKPDLLRKRILLSD, encoded by the coding sequence CTGAGGGTCCTGTTCCCGCACCTGGACGGCCTGGAGATCGATGGCGTGCACGCGGTCGGGCGCCGGATGCGGATTAATGTCAGCACTCGAGACCAGCCTGCTGCCTGTCCCGGCTGCGGCACGTTGTCATACCGGGTCCACAGTCGCTACGAGCGACGGTTGTCCGACACGGCGATCACCGGTCGGGAGGTGCTGATCGGGCTGCGTGTACGTCGGTTGTTCTGCGATAACTCCGACTGCGGCAGAAGGACTTTCGCCGAGCAGGTGCCGGGCCTGGCCGCTCGGCATGCCCGACGTACAACCATGCTGCAGCGCCTGTTGTGTGCGGTCGCGCTGGCACTGGGAGGCCGCCCGGGCGCTCGGCTGACACGGCATCTGGCCGCCACGGTCAGCCGGATGACGCTGCTGCGGCAGATCCGGGCACTGCCCGATCCGGACCGAGGAACGCCTCGCGTGCTCGGCGTCGATGACTTCGCGCTGCGCCGGGGACATCACTACGGCACGATCCTGATCGACATCGAGACCAGGCGCCCGGTCGACGTGCTCGGCGACCGCACTGCCAACACACTGGCTGACTGGTTGCGGGTCCATCCCGGTGTCGAGATCGTCTGCCGTGACCGGGCCGGCGCCTATGCCGACGGCGTGGCGGCCGGAGCACCCGACGCCGTGCAGGTCGCGGATCGATGGCACATCTGGCACAACCTCGGTGAAGCGGTCGAGCGCACGGTGGCCCGATACCGAGATTGCCTGGACACGGCGAACGAAGGGGATTCCGACATCGAGCCAGCGATCATGGACCGAGAGGATGTCGGTATCGAGCAGCCGATGTCTGCCGTCTGCGAGCGACCGACGAGCAGGACGGACAAGACTGCCATCCGAACTCGCGAACGCCATGGCGCGGTCCACGCGCTCCTCGCCGACGGCGTGAGCCTCCGGGCCATCGGTGTCCAGCTCGGTCTCGCCCGGGGAACCGTTCGCCGCTTCGCCCGCGCCGCCACCGTCGAGGAGTTGCTGGTCAACAACGGCACCGGGCGGCGTCGGAGTCTGTTGGAGGAGTTCAAGCCCTACCTGCATCGGCGATGGAACGAAGGCTGCACCAACGCAACTCAGCTGTTCCGCGAAATCCGGGACCTCGGCTACTGTGGCGGCGCGAAGATCCTGCTCAACTACCTGCAGCCATTCCGTGCGGCCGGCTACATTCCCCGCACAGTCCGCAAGAAGCCGTCGGTCCGTCGCGTCGTCGGCTGGATCATGAGCGACCCAGCCGGCCTCGACTCCGACGATCAGCAGCGGCTCGATGCGATCCTCTCCGTGAGCCCCGAACTCACTGCCCTGGTCGGACATGTCCGGGCCTTCGCAACGATGATGGGTCAGTTACGTGGTCGGGAGCTGGAGCGATGGATCGCCGCCGTCGAAGCCGACGACCTACCCGCTCTGCATTCGTTCGTCCGTGGCCTGCGCCGCGACCAGGACGCCGTCACCGCCGGCTTGACGCTGCCCTGGAGCAGCGGGCCAGTCGAAGGGCACGTCAACCGGATCAAGATGATCAAGCGCCAGATGTTCGGGCGAGCAAAACCGGACCTCCTCCGGAAACGAATCCTGTTGAGCGACTGA
- a CDS encoding M20/M25/M40 family metallo-hydrolase — MSASGEGSGPKSSSRAVSEVVELVSALIRFDTSNTGDLATTKGERECAQWVADQLHQAGYTTEYVESGAPGRGNVFARLKGADSSRGALMMHGHLDVVPAEAADWSVHPFSGAVRDGYVWGRGAIDMKDMVGMMLAIARQFKIEGTVPPRDIVFAFLADEENGGKWGSQWLVDNRPDLFAGITEAVGEVGGFSLTVPRPDGTERRLYLVETAEKGLGWMRLRAKARAGHGSFLHEDNAVTILADAVARLGKHTFPLVLSDSVAEFLAAVSEETGLQFDPASPDIEGQLAKLGTISRIIGATLRDTANPTMLQAGYKANVIPQTAEAVVDCRVVPGRQEAFEREVDELIGPDVEREWITKLDSYETTFDGHLVDAMNDAILAHDPQGRTVPYMLSGGTDAKAFARLGIRCFGFAPLQLPPELDFTALFHGVDERVPVDALEFGTQVLEHFLLHS, encoded by the coding sequence GTGTCAGCAAGTGGCGAAGGATCCGGCCCGAAAAGCAGCAGTCGTGCGGTGTCGGAGGTGGTGGAGCTGGTCAGTGCGCTGATCCGGTTCGACACCTCCAACACCGGCGATCTGGCGACCACCAAGGGGGAGCGCGAGTGTGCGCAGTGGGTGGCCGATCAGTTGCATCAGGCGGGTTACACCACCGAGTACGTGGAGTCGGGTGCGCCGGGACGCGGAAATGTGTTCGCGCGGTTGAAGGGCGCCGATTCCAGCCGGGGCGCGCTGATGATGCACGGTCACCTGGATGTGGTGCCGGCCGAGGCCGCCGACTGGAGTGTGCACCCTTTCTCCGGCGCGGTTCGTGACGGTTATGTGTGGGGGCGTGGCGCGATCGATATGAAGGACATGGTCGGCATGATGCTGGCGATCGCGCGCCAGTTCAAGATCGAGGGGACGGTGCCGCCGCGCGATATCGTGTTCGCCTTCCTCGCCGATGAAGAGAACGGCGGCAAGTGGGGATCACAATGGCTGGTGGACAACCGGCCCGATCTGTTCGCCGGGATCACCGAGGCAGTGGGGGAGGTCGGCGGGTTCTCGCTGACGGTCCCGCGCCCCGACGGCACCGAACGCAGGCTTTACCTGGTGGAGACAGCGGAGAAGGGGCTGGGCTGGATGCGGTTGCGCGCCAAGGCCCGTGCGGGCCACGGCTCGTTCCTGCACGAGGACAATGCCGTCACCATCTTGGCCGACGCGGTCGCTCGACTCGGCAAACACACCTTCCCACTGGTGCTTTCGGATTCTGTCGCCGAATTCCTGGCCGCGGTATCGGAGGAGACGGGCCTGCAATTCGATCCGGCGAGCCCCGACATCGAGGGCCAACTCGCGAAACTCGGCACCATTTCCCGCATTATCGGCGCGACGTTGCGTGACACTGCGAATCCGACCATGCTGCAGGCCGGTTACAAGGCCAACGTCATCCCACAGACCGCGGAGGCGGTCGTGGACTGCCGCGTGGTGCCCGGGCGGCAGGAGGCATTCGAGCGTGAGGTGGACGAACTGATCGGCCCGGACGTCGAACGGGAGTGGATCACCAAGCTCGATTCCTACGAAACGACCTTCGACGGGCATCTCGTCGACGCTATGAACGACGCCATCCTCGCCCACGACCCGCAGGGCCGCACCGTGCCATACATGCTTTCGGGCGGCACCGACGCAAAGGCGTTTGCACGCTTGGGCATTCGCTGCTTCGGCTTTGCACCGCTGCAGCTGCCGCCGGAACTGGACTTCACGGCGCTCTTCCATGGCGTCGACGAACGCGTTCCGGTGGACGCGCTCGAGTTCGGCACCCAGGTATTGGAACATTTCTTGTTGCACAGCTGA